The Juglans regia cultivar Chandler chromosome 1, Walnut 2.0, whole genome shotgun sequence nucleotide sequence TGAGAAGGGAGAGTTAGGCAAAATGCGGCACATGAAATCTTCAGCTTGTTGCTTGAATCGATCGAAGTTCTTATCATTGCTAAGCAAGGCTTGCTGTATGAAGGTAACCACCACGTCAACTTGTTAAAAAGTCTAAATAAGGGAAAACTACAAAGATCGTTGACCTAATTTTTAGCGTTTATAGAGATCAATGCTGAGATTTTACTTGAATCAAATTCGTTGGAAGCGAATGAAGAGCCCAAAAAAAAGGCTTAATTTTCTCGCGTAATTGGCAGATTTCTGTGCAAATCtagtagtgtttttatttttgtctatcAGAATACATGATTAGCTATTTTACCCTTGATAGAAGAACACGAGCACCGGCCAATTTGTTGTCCCAGCTGAACATATCGGTTCCATCATCAGCTCCCAGTGATTCCAAGATATTGAAGTAAGAAACATCGTTGGTAGCCCTTAGAAGCCAAGCAGCTCCCCACAGCAGTTCGTCCTGAAAAttatacaagagaaataatCGATCGATCAACTTCTATAAAAACTGCTCTCTTAGAGACAATCTCTCTCAAGACTTTGAACTTATGTTTATTTCCACCTGATGTTTGTACTACATGAGAACATTTTGCACGCTTTTTTATGTTACTTGGTTCaacttgacaaaaaaaaatttcttggtaaaatttatcaattacGAATGCTTTTGCAAAGTAAAAGCTAGTGTATGCCGAAAGAAAGACATTATATTTGAGTCCTTTATTGTACCTTATATCCAGAATATGAGCAATAAAATGGGCAGACGGCAGAGCCAAGTGAATCGCTATAAGCACCACGATACTGCATTGCAAATTGAAAGACATTTCTGGCAGTGTTCAAAAGTAATCTTGAGTACTTTGGATCAACTTTTTTGAAAACCATGGAAGCAGCAGCTAAAGCAGCGGCAGTCTCTGCGGCAACGTCGGAGCCAGGGTTGGAAGGAGAGACCCAATATACGGTGCGGGACATGTCCATGTCCTCAGGCCTTGCCCAACACTTGTGGTCCGCATTCGGGTCGCCAACTCCAACGTAGAGCTTTCCGGGTGTGGCTGTGGCACACTTTAGGAGGTAGTCTGTTGCCCATCGGATTGAGGCCCTTGCGTTTTGTAATTCTGGGCCCATTCGCTTTCCATATTCGAGCGTGCTCCATGAAAGCATGGTGGTCGTGAAAGCCATTGGAAAATTGAACTTAACGTTGTCTCCGGCATCATAGTAACCTCCTGTTAAATCCACCTGCCAATGGTACAAAACTTGATTAAAAAAGCTCAAACTATTATCACTTTTTGAGACAGCAAGACAATAGAACATAGGCTTATGTACAAAATGACCTTATTTTGTCGTATGGTCAAAGGAAGTTGCATGgcatatataagtatataacgAATGCAATAAGTAGGTCAGTGGTGGAAATgacaccaaaataaaatttaacacaAAAGGGTGATCGTATCAGTTTAGGTTCAATATTATCGAGGTAATAAAGAAACAACGAAAATGGAGTGCATGAACACACTGTCGAATATTGCctaagaatgaaaagaaaatattttgtataaaaaaaaaatatagtaaagAAATGAAGTTTTCAATTCTAATGAGTCGTGACAGGATCAAAACAAAATAGTAGACAAACAACATACATTGGCAAGCTGTCCATCAGATAAACCAGAGCTGGACCTCCAAGTAATTTGCTGGGTTTTGGGGAGCATCCCAGACCTCTGGCCTTGGAAGAACAATATGGACTTTGCTAAGGCATCTTTGTAGTTGGGGTTGCCTTGGACGCTCTCCAAAaccaagaaagaagagaaaaacaagaGGCAGAAAGATGCTCCCCTTACCATTGCCATTCGTACTCGTTAAAGCCTCAATatggtttgtttttttaactttgCTTGGATGATAACATGATgccctcatatatatataagaaccaGAAGGCCTAACGTACTATATTTAGTGCAAATTAAGGCTCAACCATTTCGTTGTCTGCCAACGGAAGACACAACAAATGCTATATTTAACACCTGATATATACTTTTTCTAAAACTAGACATCCTTTTAACCTCTTTGGGAAGCCCCTGAAATTGAAGCCATTCCTTCACAACTCCATTAGATCTTGTTTATCTGCATGCAGCTCCAATTAACCTTCATGCAAATGTGTTCTATCCTCGAGCGTATGTTTTGATGTACAGGAAATATTAACTCATCCCAAACCTCCAACACCTTCCAGTTTAATCTTTCTTTTCTAAAACTAGACATCCTTTAACCTCTTTAGCAAGCCTCTGAAATTGAAGCCAGTCCTTCACAACTTCTTTATGACCTCGTTCTAAGGAAATCTGTAGCTCCATTAACTTCTCTGTAAGCTAGGGTGTTCTATCTTCAAAAAACATATGCTTTGATGTACTGCATGAACACCAGCTCAattactcttctttttttttttttattgttctcGTCATGTTGTAATTAGTTTCAAACCCTAATCTTGATATGTTTAGTCATTTGACTGCCCGTTTTAGGGTTTGGCCAAAT carries:
- the LOC109001400 gene encoding endoglucanase 9-like, with translation MAMVRGASFCLLFFSSFLVLESVQGNPNYKDALAKSILFFQGQRSGMLPKTQQITWRSSSGLSDGQLANVDLTGGYYDAGDNVKFNFPMAFTTTMLSWSTLEYGKRMGPELQNARASIRWATDYLLKCATATPGKLYVGVGDPNADHKCWARPEDMDMSRTVYWVSPSNPGSDVAAETAAALAAASMVFKKVDPKYSRLLLNTARNVFQFAMQYRGAYSDSLGSAVCPFYCSYSGYKDELLWGAAWLLRATNDVSYFNILESLGADDGTDMFSWDNKLAGARVLLSRQALLSNDKNFDRFKQQAEDFMCRILPNSPFSSTKYTQGGLIYKLPGSNLQYVTSITFLLTTYSKYMSAKKHTFNCGSLLVTPSSLKNLARKQVDYILGENPLKLSYMVGYGQSFPKRIHHRGSSLPSLASHPQSLGCDGGFQPYLHSSNPNPNILTGAIVGGPNQDDGYPDERTDYSHAEPATYINAAIVGPLAFFAGSHTG